In Longimicrobium sp., the following are encoded in one genomic region:
- a CDS encoding sigma-70 family RNA polymerase sigma factor: MATDTTRAAAREHDQTQAVIADAVTVEPGSDSVQPRGATLPPPPRLAALPESDEELFRYYADTDSDRALREIVNRYQPKIVRFFLRNSATRHCAEDLTQEVFIRLIRNRKSYDPTQKFSTWSKTIAERIAINAARGVQRSRVTSFSDLPLDPENEGGWNLDPGDPAPLPDEVAERRQTRAIIDDALMRVEERYREPARLHFLEGLTHTEAARRLGIPVGTAKSRTHHALEDLRSLLRERGLAAA, encoded by the coding sequence GTGGCCACAGATACGACGCGCGCAGCAGCGCGCGAGCACGACCAGACCCAGGCCGTTATTGCCGATGCAGTAACTGTCGAGCCGGGTTCCGATTCCGTCCAGCCACGCGGGGCGACGCTTCCCCCGCCGCCCAGGCTCGCCGCCCTTCCCGAGAGCGACGAGGAGCTCTTCCGGTACTATGCCGACACCGACTCGGACCGGGCCCTGCGCGAGATCGTCAACCGGTACCAGCCGAAGATCGTGCGGTTCTTCCTGCGAAACTCCGCCACCAGGCATTGTGCGGAGGACCTCACGCAGGAGGTGTTCATCCGGCTGATCCGCAATCGTAAGTCGTACGATCCGACCCAGAAGTTCTCCACCTGGAGCAAGACGATCGCCGAGCGGATCGCGATCAACGCGGCCCGCGGCGTCCAGCGCAGCCGCGTCACCAGCTTCTCCGACCTGCCGCTCGATCCGGAAAACGAGGGAGGGTGGAACCTCGACCCCGGAGACCCGGCGCCCCTACCGGATGAAGTCGCGGAGCGGCGCCAGACCCGGGCCATCATCGACGACGCGCTGATGCGCGTCGAGGAGCGGTACCGCGAGCCGGCGAGGCTGCACTTCTTGGAGGGGCTGACGCACACCGAGGCCGCCCGGCGCCTCGGCATCCCCGTCGGGACGGCGAAGAGCCGCACGCACCACGCGCTCGAGGATCTGCGCTCTCTGCTGAGGGAGCGCGGCTTGGCCGCCGCCTAA